A region of Chloracidobacterium sp. DNA encodes the following proteins:
- a CDS encoding winged helix DNA-binding domain-containing protein has translation MKTLPEEIEQYRDRKWRREDSLKIDTAEAVEEMVEELGFCLGLTDIRKAMPSVYIAVCGSRDAHMPRTVQKDFEASRAWVLKDEVIARGKLYYAKLIKGNSWFVAPRMIPVFNAIWGCSRKGESGILSKNAQLVLKVLRKEWEMATADLREECGFKDKKDLTNALDELQRRMKVVPQEVLYVPKFTYIWTLAEARFPAELKIKIKREDAVRELARTYLQMCGMTLVGELSGKFGFQRWESGKANHELVDEGFAERLATGIYRLKQ, from the coding sequence GTGAAAACTCTACCCGAAGAGATCGAACAATACCGTGACCGCAAATGGCGGCGTGAAGATTCTTTAAAGATCGACACCGCCGAAGCTGTCGAAGAAATGGTCGAGGAACTCGGATTTTGCCTCGGCCTTACCGACATACGAAAGGCTATGCCGTCAGTCTATATTGCCGTTTGCGGCAGCCGAGATGCTCATATGCCGCGAACTGTGCAGAAGGATTTCGAGGCAAGCCGAGCATGGGTCCTAAAAGACGAAGTCATCGCTCGCGGTAAGCTCTATTACGCAAAGCTCATCAAGGGCAATTCGTGGTTTGTGGCGCCGCGGATGATACCGGTTTTTAACGCGATCTGGGGCTGCTCGCGAAAAGGCGAATCAGGCATCTTGTCAAAGAACGCACAGCTTGTGCTGAAAGTCCTACGCAAAGAATGGGAAATGGCTACCGCCGACCTTCGCGAAGAGTGCGGTTTTAAGGACAAAAAAGATCTCACAAATGCCCTCGACGAACTCCAACGCCGAATGAAAGTCGTGCCGCAAGAGGTCCTCTATGTTCCCAAGTTCACCTACATCTGGACACTCGCCGAAGCCCGTTTCCCTGCCGAGTTAAAGATCAAAATAAAACGCGAAGATGCGGTCCGCGAACTCGCCCGAACATACCTGCAAATGTGCGGCATGACCTTGGTCGGTGAACTTTCAGGCAAATTCGGCTTCCAACGCTGGGAATCGGGCAAGGCAAATCACGAACTTGTTGACGAAGGGTTTGCTGAACGCCTGGCAACAGGAATTTATAGGTTAAAACAATAA
- the msrB gene encoding peptide-methionine (R)-S-oxide reductase MsrB has protein sequence MAEGSPTPVAKKPVKNETVSDFTFTDGEFDGNEIVKTDEEWKKLLKADEYNVMRQEGTEAPYSGTLTKNHKNGIYYCGACGLALFRSDAKFESGTGWPSFFQTISKKNVVEKTDKSLGEERTEVECARCHAHLGHVFDDGPQPTGLRYCMNSVALKFKETK, from the coding sequence ATGGCCGAAGGTTCGCCGACACCTGTCGCGAAAAAACCCGTCAAAAATGAAACTGTATCGGACTTCACATTTACTGACGGAGAGTTTGACGGTAACGAGATCGTTAAGACCGACGAAGAATGGAAAAAGCTGCTAAAAGCCGACGAATACAATGTAATGCGGCAAGAAGGAACCGAGGCACCCTACTCAGGAACCTTGACCAAGAATCACAAAAACGGAATTTATTATTGCGGAGCGTGCGGGCTGGCTTTGTTTCGTTCGGATGCAAAGTTTGAGTCAGGAACAGGCTGGCCGAGCTTTTTCCAAACGATATCTAAGAAAAATGTTGTTGAGAAAACCGACAAGAGCCTCGGCGAAGAGCGTACCGAAGTCGAATGCGCGCGTTGTCACGCACATCTCGGACACGTCTTTGACGACGGGCCGCAGCCAACAGGGCTTCGTTATTGTATGAACTCGGTTGCACTAAAATTTAAAGAGACCAAGTAA
- a CDS encoding fasciclin domain-containing protein, whose translation MKSLLALIVLTLGVTFGVSAQSMDKKADGNPMVGGAAMYKTKNIVENAVNSADHTTLVAAVKAAGLVETLSSKGPFTVFAPVNSAFDKLPAGTVNTLLKPENKAMLAGILTYHVVAGNLDAKAVAKAIKAGNGTAELTTVAGGKLKAMLDGKNVIIMDEKGGKSMVTIADVRQSNGVIHVIDTVLLPN comes from the coding sequence ATGAAATCATTATTAGCACTTATTGTTTTAACGCTTGGCGTTACGTTTGGAGTTTCGGCACAGTCAATGGATAAAAAAGCGGACGGAAATCCGATGGTCGGCGGAGCGGCGATGTATAAGACGAAAAACATCGTCGAAAACGCCGTCAATTCGGCAGATCATACGACTTTGGTGGCTGCGGTCAAGGCCGCTGGATTGGTTGAGACATTGTCGAGCAAAGGCCCGTTCACGGTGTTTGCACCGGTAAATAGCGCTTTTGACAAGCTGCCTGCAGGCACGGTAAATACATTGCTAAAGCCTGAAAATAAGGCGATGCTTGCGGGTATCCTTACATATCACGTCGTTGCCGGAAACCTGGATGCGAAAGCGGTTGCTAAGGCCATCAAGGCAGGCAACGGTACGGCCGAACTGACGACTGTTGCCGGCGGCAAATTGAAGGCGATGTTGGATGGCAAAAACGTCATTATCATGGATGAAAAAGGCGGCAAGTCAATGGTGACGATCGCTGACGTTCGCCAGTCGAACGGCGTGATCCATGTGATCGATACCGTTTTATTGCCAAACTAG
- a CDS encoding alpha/beta hydrolase: MKKRDLALAFGGAVGAAVAVKMLTRAATVNWEDIADKVAHSDHSHFVNVDGVRMHFQEFGDAAKPPMILIHGYTASVYVWKSVAPMLADNGFRVIAVDLVGFGWSEKPASFEYSIQAQARMISRFMNTLGIGRAIIVGNSYGGAVALNLTLDYPEMVEKLVVVDSVTNDAPKDHPVLKIVALRGIGEVLTPFVADSKLFLRARMHNTLAPANHHLITEERMNAIRRPLHAADGHRSLLATSRNWKAKRIEQDAHLINQPTLIIWGDQDNVIPIKCGHTLHKEILNSRFVVLKDCGHVPPEEKSDLFTKLVSEFCRDKKGRLKANDSEGIVMQPAT, translated from the coding sequence ATGAAAAAACGTGATCTGGCATTGGCGTTTGGTGGAGCGGTCGGAGCGGCGGTCGCAGTAAAAATGCTAACACGCGCGGCGACGGTAAATTGGGAAGATATCGCGGACAAAGTCGCGCATTCCGATCACTCACATTTTGTAAACGTTGACGGAGTGCGAATGCACTTTCAGGAATTTGGCGACGCGGCGAAACCGCCGATGATCCTGATCCACGGCTACACGGCGTCGGTCTATGTGTGGAAATCGGTCGCTCCGATGCTGGCCGACAACGGCTTCCGAGTCATCGCGGTCGATCTTGTAGGTTTTGGATGGTCTGAAAAACCTGCGTCGTTCGAGTATTCGATTCAGGCGCAAGCGCGAATGATATCGCGATTTATGAACACGCTCGGCATCGGCCGTGCCATCATCGTCGGGAATTCCTACGGCGGAGCCGTTGCATTAAACCTGACGCTCGATTATCCCGAAATGGTTGAGAAACTCGTCGTCGTCGATTCCGTCACAAACGACGCGCCCAAAGATCATCCTGTCCTAAAGATCGTCGCCCTTCGCGGCATCGGCGAAGTGTTGACGCCGTTCGTAGCCGACTCAAAACTGTTTCTGCGCGCTCGAATGCACAACACGCTCGCCCCGGCAAACCATCACTTGATCACCGAAGAGCGAATGAACGCGATCCGCCGCCCGCTGCATGCCGCCGACGGCCATCGCAGCTTGCTCGCTACTTCGCGAAACTGGAAAGCGAAACGCATCGAGCAGGACGCACATCTCATCAACCAGCCAACGCTCATCATCTGGGGCGATCAGGACAACGTCATCCCGATCAAATGCGGCCACACGCTGCACAAAGAAATTCTCAATTCGCGCTTCGTAGTTCTAAAAGATTGCGGCCACGTTCCGCCCGAAGAAAAAAGCGATCTATTCACCAAACTCGTCAGCGAATTTTGCCGCGATAAGAAAGGCCGCTTGAAAGCGAACGATTCCGAAGGCATTGTGATGCAGCCTGCTACATAA
- the truB gene encoding tRNA pseudouridine(55) synthase TruB codes for MNGILIIDKPAGITSHDVVSRVRRILKTKRVGHTGTLDPFATGVMVILVGQATRLAQFLDKDEKEYEATVKFGFETDTGDATGTRSAECGMRNEEIEEILASAKWDITFEAFRGEIKQVPPMYSAKKIDGKKLYEHARKGEVIERKPVAVTIHKLEIIDSALRIPHSAFIRVVCSAGTYIRTLAEDIGRQVGIGAHLAELRRTRAGKFTIEQSLTLDELERLDEPASALIAMTEAVSHLQTIVLPDDRVDKTKNGLATRATATEFKDGESIQMQDANGNLIAIGFYNEVENVVQPKVVLV; via the coding sequence ATGAACGGCATTCTCATCATCGACAAACCCGCAGGCATCACATCGCACGATGTTGTGTCGCGCGTGCGTCGTATCTTAAAGACAAAGCGCGTCGGACATACAGGAACGCTTGATCCTTTTGCGACAGGCGTGATGGTGATACTCGTCGGCCAGGCAACGCGGCTCGCGCAGTTCCTCGACAAGGATGAAAAGGAATACGAAGCGACGGTAAAATTTGGGTTTGAAACAGATACGGGAGACGCTACGGGAACGCGCAGTGCTGAGTGCGGAATGCGGAATGAAGAGATCGAAGAGATACTAGCTTCTGCGAAATGGGACATTACTTTTGAAGCGTTTCGCGGTGAGATCAAGCAGGTTCCGCCGATGTATTCGGCAAAAAAGATAGACGGCAAAAAACTATATGAGCATGCTCGAAAGGGTGAAGTCATTGAGCGCAAGCCCGTTGCCGTGACGATTCACAAGCTTGAGATCATTGACTCCGCACTCCGCATTCCGCATTCCGCATTCATTCGAGTGGTTTGTTCGGCAGGAACCTACATCCGAACATTAGCTGAGGATATCGGACGACAAGTTGGTATAGGAGCACATCTTGCCGAACTCCGTCGAACACGTGCAGGAAAATTTACCATCGAACAAAGCCTAACGCTGGATGAATTAGAAAGACTCGATGAACCCGCGTCTGCTTTGATCGCGATGACCGAAGCCGTTTCGCATCTACAGACTATAGTTTTACCGGACGACCGCGTCGATAAAACCAAAAACGGTCTGGCGACACGCGCGACCGCAACAGAATTCAAAGACGGCGAGTCAATTCAAATGCAAGATGCGAACGGCAATCTGATCGCGATCGGTTTTTACAATGAGGTGGAAAATGTTGTTCAGCCAAAGGTGGTTTTGGTATAA
- a CDS encoding OsmC family protein yields the protein MSANEYKATVTYAGDEFFIGTPPSGHAQLMDSKGDRHAAPTPMEMLLVSVAGCTAVDVISVLHKKRQDVTAYNVEIKGERKEDHPRAFIKFHVHHIVHGRNVSEKAVADAIELSDTKYCSVAATVRPTAEIMTSFEIIEVSEPAA from the coding sequence ATGTCAGCAAATGAATACAAAGCCACGGTAACCTACGCAGGAGACGAATTCTTTATCGGCACGCCGCCGAGCGGTCACGCTCAACTAATGGATTCTAAAGGAGATAGGCACGCTGCACCGACCCCAATGGAGATGCTGCTGGTGTCCGTAGCGGGCTGTACCGCTGTCGATGTCATCTCGGTCCTGCATAAAAAACGTCAGGACGTGACTGCCTACAATGTCGAGATAAAAGGCGAGCGAAAAGAGGATCATCCGCGGGCGTTTATCAAATTCCACGTCCACCATATCGTGCATGGCCGCAACGTTTCCGAAAAAGCCGTCGCCGACGCCATCGAACTGTCCGACACAAAATACTGCTCCGTCGCCGCGACAGTCCGCCCAACAGCCGAGATCATGACGAGCTTCGAGATCATCGAAGTGTCAGAACCCGCTGCGTAA
- a CDS encoding RecX family transcriptional regulator codes for MAEHCAFCTVHFALNEMWRKRYKKVDETERVVKDVERSREKTMNRAVKLLAAKPRSIGELRERLLEKLWTNEAIVDAVIEKLKEYKYLDDEQYAQDLAVSKLRQKPQGKHRLRQSMSQKKLDKETMEAAIENAFEKLPEDELIAQAIEKRIRLKGMPTTREDLKKFYDHLLRQGFGFDLVRESLSAIVRNKIDQSGDE; via the coding sequence ATGGCAGAGCATTGTGCATTTTGCACTGTACACTTTGCATTGAATGAAATGTGGCGAAAGCGTTATAAAAAGGTTGATGAAACGGAGCGTGTCGTTAAGGACGTCGAGCGTTCTCGTGAGAAAACGATGAACCGCGCCGTCAAGCTGCTTGCCGCAAAGCCGCGTTCGATCGGCGAACTGCGCGAGCGTTTGCTCGAAAAGCTTTGGACCAATGAAGCGATCGTCGATGCTGTCATCGAAAAACTCAAGGAATATAAGTACCTCGACGACGAACAATACGCTCAAGATCTTGCCGTCTCAAAGCTCAGGCAAAAACCTCAAGGCAAACATCGCCTGCGGCAGTCAATGTCGCAAAAAAAACTCGATAAAGAAACGATGGAAGCGGCGATCGAAAATGCCTTTGAGAAGCTGCCTGAAGACGAATTGATCGCTCAGGCAATAGAAAAACGCATCAGGCTAAAAGGTATGCCGACGACCCGCGAAGACCTTAAGAAGTTTTATGACCATCTCCTTCGTCAAGGATTTGGTTTTGACCTCGTCCGCGAATCGCTTTCTGCTATCGTCAGAAACAAAATTGATCAGAGCGGCGACGAATAA
- a CDS encoding aminotransferase class IV, with translation MPQNLANSTLYGKGVFTTIAINDGEAFLWEKHWQRLKDNASRIDLNLGEYSEDFTKNYLTEALSKNKITNGRARITCFDETESAIWSDETKQKTSLSIITGALRPIANNFRLTISPYPLDSRSPLAGIKSCNYLEKIIALGEAKSRAFHEAVQLNERGEITSATMANIFWLQDNTLYTPSLKTGCLPGTTREFILENLNCRETEATLDKLHNAQAIYLTSATLGIIPVTEFESRKLTTIDHPILDLLPKKL, from the coding sequence ATGCCGCAAAACCTCGCCAACTCAACTCTCTATGGAAAAGGAGTTTTCACGACTATCGCCATCAATGACGGCGAAGCTTTTTTATGGGAGAAACATTGGCAGCGGCTGAAAGACAATGCTTCTCGCATTGATTTGAATCTTGGTGAATATTCGGAAGACTTCACAAAAAACTATCTCACTGAAGCGCTTAGTAAAAACAAAATAACAAACGGACGTGCGCGGATAACTTGTTTTGACGAAACGGAGAGTGCGATCTGGAGCGATGAAACAAAACAAAAGACTAGCCTCTCGATCATCACCGGCGCTCTGCGACCTATCGCCAACAATTTCCGCCTGACCATTTCACCCTATCCGCTCGATTCCCGATCGCCGCTTGCCGGAATAAAATCGTGTAATTACCTCGAGAAAATAATCGCCTTGGGCGAAGCAAAATCGCGCGCTTTTCACGAAGCCGTCCAGCTCAACGAACGCGGCGAGATAACCTCCGCAACAATGGCGAACATCTTTTGGCTGCAAGACAACACACTCTACACCCCCAGCCTAAAAACCGGCTGCCTCCCCGGCACAACCCGCGAATTCATCCTCGAAAACCTCAACTGCCGCGAGACCGAAGCAACCCTAGACAAACTCCACAACGCCCAAGCCATCTACCTAACCTCCGCCACCCTCGGCATCATCCCGGTCACGGAATTCGAATCACGAAAGCTCACAACAATAGATCATCCGATTCTGGATTTGCTTCCCAAAAAACTCTAA